One window from the genome of Rudanella lutea DSM 19387 encodes:
- a CDS encoding LuxR C-terminal-related transcriptional regulator, protein MNQFVFDEDELDYSCIAKHANVLQALADVSNSGVQIFDQHRKQIAFFSTNYGKMLGYEPADYEGLNYHFFESKIHPDEKHQLAVRGVSVLKMFSTFSNNEKLNHKAIYEYRMLNSENVYVRLVEQFQVLELDSRGQIWLMFSVVDLSPNQESDGSVKCQILNFRTGHFVPLEMESPQVELTKREIEILKLVKQGYLSKEISDQLSISVHTVNTHRYRFLEKLGANNSIEAVVFASKHGLLD, encoded by the coding sequence ATGAATCAATTCGTTTTTGACGAAGATGAGTTAGACTATTCATGCATCGCTAAACACGCGAACGTACTCCAGGCATTGGCCGATGTGAGCAATTCCGGGGTGCAGATTTTCGACCAGCATCGAAAACAAATTGCCTTCTTCTCTACCAATTACGGCAAAATGTTGGGCTATGAACCAGCAGATTATGAGGGGCTGAACTACCACTTTTTTGAAAGCAAAATCCACCCTGATGAGAAACATCAACTGGCAGTGCGGGGAGTTTCGGTTTTAAAAATGTTCAGTACGTTCTCGAACAACGAAAAGTTGAATCATAAAGCTATTTACGAGTATCGGATGCTGAACAGCGAGAACGTCTATGTCCGGCTCGTTGAGCAATTTCAGGTGCTGGAATTAGACTCAAGAGGCCAGATATGGCTCATGTTTAGCGTGGTTGATCTATCGCCCAATCAGGAGTCGGATGGTTCGGTTAAATGCCAGATATTGAACTTCAGAACCGGCCATTTTGTCCCTTTGGAAATGGAGTCACCGCAGGTCGAGCTAACAAAACGTGAGATCGAGATTCTCAAATTGGTGAAGCAGGGCTATCTGAGCAAAGAAATCTCCGACCAGCTTTCAATAAGTGTGCATACCGTCAACACGCACCGGTACCGTTTTTTAGAAAAACTGGGGGCCAATAACTCCATAGAAGCCGTTGTGTTTGCGTCAAAACACGGACTATTGGACTGA
- a CDS encoding TonB-dependent receptor, translated as MIRTSFTLLLTFFLTNVLAQSTQTIRGSVIDGASSKPIAFASIVVTETTPLLGATTDETGAFAVNNVPVGRYDLRVTVVGYESAVVHEVLVGSGKQTALTIHLNEAVTQLNEVTARPRVSKEQPINTMATVSARMLSVEEAKRYAGGFDDPARLASALAGVAGNMGDNGIIVRGNAPKFLQWRMEGVEIPSPNHFGDLNYLGGGILTALSSQMLANSDFLTGAFPAEYSNALSGVFDVAMRTGNNQKRESTIQLGVVGLESASEGPFKKGGRASYLYNYRYATLALLKPLLPEDAQSIAYQDLSFKLNFPTTTAGTFSVWGMGFRDGASAQPKKDRSDWKYPDDNEDNVIRQSTGVVGIGHTYVFSNDVYWKTTVAATANEVDWTAQKLTNELELNPYSKIANTNWNVILSSFLNKKFSSRHTNRTGIILNSMHYDLLLNKVLRLGSIPQEIVKARGQSLLASAYSSSSMYLTDRLVMNVGLNAQLFTLNNRYTIEPRLGFRQQFNENHSLGLAYGLHSRLEKLNYYFNNSLTTGERAVNRNLDFSKAHHLVLSYDWNVSDRIHLRIEPYYQRLFSVPVIRDSSFSFINLQSDLFFGKKLQNTGVGRNYGIDLTLEKYVSNGYYYLLSGSLFNAEYKGGDGVWRNTRFNRRYVVNFLVGKEWALGKNKQNTFSLNTRLSYQGGNRYSPVDEVASRKAQAVIYDESRAYSLQSDPMLHVHFTAIYRINKKKRASELALKVLNLTQQPDFRGHLFNQIANVVEQELPTLMIPNLSYKVEF; from the coding sequence ATGATACGTACTTCGTTTACACTCCTCTTAACATTCTTTTTAACCAACGTTCTCGCCCAGTCAACCCAAACTATTCGTGGTTCTGTTATCGACGGAGCTTCCAGCAAGCCCATTGCTTTTGCATCCATTGTCGTAACGGAAACGACCCCGCTCCTTGGCGCAACCACTGACGAAACGGGGGCTTTCGCGGTAAATAACGTACCGGTGGGGCGCTACGACCTACGGGTTACGGTTGTCGGCTACGAGTCGGCTGTGGTGCACGAGGTGCTGGTTGGGTCAGGTAAACAAACGGCCCTGACGATCCACCTCAACGAAGCGGTAACTCAACTCAACGAGGTCACGGCCCGACCCCGCGTGAGCAAAGAGCAGCCTATCAACACAATGGCTACGGTTAGTGCCCGGATGCTTAGTGTAGAAGAAGCCAAACGCTATGCGGGTGGTTTCGACGATCCGGCCCGGCTGGCGTCGGCGTTGGCCGGCGTAGCGGGCAACATGGGCGACAATGGCATCATCGTGCGTGGCAATGCGCCCAAGTTTCTGCAATGGAGAATGGAGGGTGTCGAGATTCCCAGCCCCAACCACTTCGGCGACCTCAACTACCTCGGCGGGGGCATTCTGACCGCTCTGAGCAGTCAGATGCTGGCCAACTCTGATTTTCTGACGGGGGCTTTTCCTGCCGAGTACAGCAATGCGTTGTCGGGTGTGTTCGATGTAGCCATGCGAACGGGTAATAACCAAAAGCGTGAAAGCACCATTCAGTTGGGTGTGGTGGGGTTGGAGAGTGCCTCCGAAGGCCCCTTCAAAAAAGGCGGACGGGCGTCATACCTCTACAATTATCGGTACGCTACGTTAGCCTTGCTGAAGCCGCTCCTGCCCGAAGATGCCCAGAGCATTGCCTATCAGGATCTGTCGTTTAAGCTAAATTTTCCGACGACCACCGCCGGTACGTTCTCGGTCTGGGGCATGGGGTTCCGGGACGGAGCGAGTGCTCAGCCCAAAAAAGACCGGAGCGACTGGAAATACCCCGACGATAACGAAGACAACGTCATCAGGCAGTCAACGGGCGTGGTGGGCATCGGACATACGTATGTTTTCAGCAATGACGTCTATTGGAAAACAACCGTAGCCGCTACCGCCAACGAGGTTGACTGGACGGCTCAAAAACTGACGAATGAACTGGAATTGAATCCGTACAGCAAGATCGCCAATACCAACTGGAATGTCATTCTATCGTCTTTCCTAAACAAAAAGTTTAGTAGTCGCCACACCAACCGGACTGGTATCATACTCAACAGTATGCACTATGATCTTTTGCTCAACAAAGTCCTTCGTCTCGGGAGCATTCCTCAGGAAATCGTGAAGGCACGAGGACAAAGCTTGTTGGCATCGGCCTACAGTAGCTCGTCAATGTACCTGACCGATAGGCTGGTGATGAACGTCGGCCTCAACGCGCAACTGTTTACGCTGAACAACCGGTACACCATCGAACCCCGGCTTGGTTTTCGACAGCAGTTCAACGAGAACCATTCGCTTGGTTTGGCGTATGGGCTGCACAGCCGCCTTGAGAAGCTGAATTACTATTTCAACAACTCACTAACGACGGGTGAAAGAGCCGTCAACCGGAACCTTGATTTCTCGAAGGCGCACCACCTCGTGTTGAGCTACGATTGGAACGTATCAGACCGTATTCACCTCAGGATTGAGCCGTATTATCAACGCCTGTTCTCCGTGCCGGTCATACGCGATAGTTCGTTTTCGTTCATCAACCTGCAAAGTGATTTGTTCTTTGGCAAGAAGTTGCAGAATACGGGCGTAGGTCGTAATTACGGGATCGATCTGACGCTCGAGAAATACGTCTCAAACGGTTATTACTATCTGCTGTCCGGCTCGTTGTTCAATGCCGAATACAAAGGCGGTGACGGCGTTTGGCGAAACACCCGCTTCAACCGCCGATACGTAGTTAATTTTTTAGTTGGGAAAGAGTGGGCACTGGGTAAAAACAAGCAAAACACGTTTAGCCTGAATACCCGGCTCAGCTATCAGGGCGGCAACCGATATTCGCCCGTTGATGAGGTAGCTTCAAGGAAAGCCCAGGCTGTTATCTACGACGAAAGCAGGGCGTATTCGTTGCAATCAGACCCTATGCTCCACGTGCATTTCACGGCAATCTACCGCATCAATAAGAAAAAGCGGGCGAGCGAACTGGCCCTGAAAGTCCTGAATCTAACGCAACAACCCGACTTCAGGGGGCATCTGTTCAACCAAATTGCCAATGTGGTTGAACAGGAATTACCCACACTTATGATTCCCAACCTGAGCTACAAAGTGGAATTTTAG
- a CDS encoding DUF4386 family protein has product MLALITLSRSFTTSSSADTAHFMVVGATLKGFHDWTLVLGPNFMLGINTFLYSYVFFVSGLVPKPIALPGLTAATLIFLVSLLELFRVVQQVSVAGWLIRKGFNLSRIQPIRLY; this is encoded by the coding sequence GTGTTGGCACTGATTACGTTGAGCAGGTCGTTTACTACGTCATCCTCAGCCGATACGGCGCATTTTATGGTTGTAGGAGCAACGCTAAAAGGCTTCCACGACTGGACGTTAGTATTAGGCCCCAACTTCATGCTCGGCATCAATACGTTCCTCTACAGCTACGTATTCTTTGTCTCCGGTCTTGTGCCCAAGCCCATCGCTCTACCAGGTCTCACAGCCGCCACGTTAATCTTTCTTGTGTCGCTACTCGAATTGTTCCGAGTTGTCCAGCAAGTGTCGGTGGCGGGCTGGCTTATCCGAAAAGGATTTAACTTATCCCGTATTCAGCCAATTAGGCTCTACTAA
- a CDS encoding DoxX family protein, with protein MPNFPFLSTTQYLTILRVGLGLMMMAHGAARLYVGSVGAFGGFLNSKGLLIGPALAWAITLNDLVGGALLTLGYFRRGLSAGFILVMLGGIALVHWPNGWFVVGHQQGGIEYNVLLILCFLLVASQNPNRHHP; from the coding sequence ATGCCTAACTTTCCCTTTCTCTCTACCACTCAATACCTTACCATCCTGCGCGTAGGGCTAGGGCTAATGATGATGGCTCACGGAGCCGCCCGTCTGTATGTAGGTTCCGTAGGGGCGTTCGGGGGTTTCCTCAACAGCAAAGGATTGCTGATTGGTCCGGCGCTTGCCTGGGCTATAACACTCAACGACCTGGTCGGCGGTGCTTTACTGACCTTAGGCTACTTCCGCAGAGGGCTAAGTGCCGGGTTTATTCTGGTCATGCTGGGTGGTATTGCGCTGGTCCATTGGCCCAACGGCTGGTTTGTAGTGGGCCACCAGCAGGGTGGTATCGAGTACAACGTATTGCTCATTCTATGCTTTTTGCTGGTAGCTTCACAAAACCCTAACCGTCACCATCCATGA
- a CDS encoding replication initiation protein, which produces MDDKLIVQDNAITSARYEMNALEKNIIYMMMAQLRKDDNADTIYYISVRELMDKTGTRNSYDDFKRATEQLVGRVLQIHRPNGNLLQIAMISSAEYVVGQGIIEIGLDPKIRPYFFDLKQNFTAFQLHMALSLDSKYSKRVYEMLAQYRNLGELRIDVIELKRRLYLYDDKTGIEQYKNWADFERRILVVAQNEINDKTDLRITYTPVKTGRRVSSLRFIINVGPQQMVIDYKDENTALFSRLVNDFRLRKEQAQAVIDRFSGAEIQKRLYDIQLMRSDNKIQNLGGYTAKSFGV; this is translated from the coding sequence ATGGATGATAAGTTGATTGTTCAGGATAACGCAATTACAAGTGCAAGATATGAAATGAATGCACTTGAGAAGAACATTATCTACATGATGATGGCACAGTTGCGTAAGGATGATAATGCTGATACAATTTACTATATCTCTGTTCGGGAGTTGATGGATAAAACAGGTACCCGAAACTCCTATGACGATTTTAAGAGGGCCACTGAGCAATTGGTAGGGCGTGTGCTTCAGATACATCGTCCTAATGGAAACTTGCTGCAGATTGCGATGATCTCATCGGCGGAGTATGTTGTTGGTCAAGGAATTATTGAAATAGGACTTGATCCTAAGATTCGGCCGTATTTCTTTGATCTAAAGCAGAATTTCACAGCTTTCCAGTTGCATATGGCGTTAAGTCTGGATAGCAAGTATTCGAAACGGGTGTATGAGATGTTAGCTCAGTACCGAAATTTGGGTGAGCTTAGGATCGATGTAATTGAGCTGAAGCGTCGACTGTATTTATATGACGATAAGACCGGGATTGAGCAGTATAAAAACTGGGCCGATTTTGAGCGGAGAATACTGGTTGTTGCCCAAAATGAGATCAATGATAAAACAGATCTGCGCATAACGTATACGCCTGTTAAGACGGGTCGCCGGGTTTCATCATTACGTTTCATCATAAATGTGGGTCCGCAGCAGATGGTGATTGATTACAAGGATGAAAATACGGCTTTGTTTAGTCGCTTGGTAAATGATTTCCGACTCCGCAAGGAGCAGGCTCAGGCGGTCATTGATCGGTTTAGTGGTGCCGAGATCCAAAAGCGTCTATATGACATTCAGCTCATGCGTTCTGATAATAAGATCCAGAATTTAGGAGGCTACACGGCTAAATCCTTTGGGGTTTGA
- a CDS encoding DUF1016 N-terminal domain-containing protein, with amino-acid sequence METPQLLPNPDSLVELHQFLRQLVSVDEITLRGEPDFARVEAYWHIGRIIVETEQQGQDRADYGTQLIEQLSNELTQHYGKGYRTSNLWWFRQFYLSFPILHAMRGESKEIRDYLRTELTWTHYRILISIENEQERHFYLHNAADEKWSYRTLNRLIKSRYYYQVALGEDKLLARTPTLSKTVSTKATHRSRVAQIRRTLLDQPGWALVERTASCLPMTVNKPDVLFYHYNLGRFIGLWVADQNPSMTDSISRQLTEWRLHRESDPMNYPLGLLVNSKNAVKLILDVATPPLSNPERNQLPTQL; translated from the coding sequence ATGGAGACCCCGCAATTATTACCCAATCCCGACTCCCTGGTTGAGCTGCACCAGTTTCTACGGCAACTTGTATCAGTCGATGAAATAACTCTCCGTGGGGAGCCCGACTTTGCCCGAGTGGAAGCTTACTGGCATATTGGCCGCATCATTGTTGAGACTGAGCAGCAGGGACAGGATCGTGCTGATTATGGTACTCAGTTGATCGAACAGTTATCCAATGAGCTCACTCAGCATTACGGTAAGGGATATAGGACTTCTAATTTGTGGTGGTTTCGACAATTTTATTTGAGTTTTCCGATTCTCCACGCAATGCGTGGAGAATCTAAAGAAATTCGGGATTACTTACGAACAGAGCTGACCTGGACGCACTACCGAATTTTGATAAGCATCGAAAACGAACAGGAACGCCATTTCTACCTCCACAACGCGGCCGACGAAAAGTGGTCCTACCGGACACTGAACCGGCTCATCAAATCGCGCTACTACTACCAGGTTGCCTTGGGAGAAGATAAGCTGCTGGCCAGAACCCCTACCCTCTCAAAAACTGTAAGTACCAAGGCAACTCACCGGAGTCGCGTGGCCCAGATCCGACGCACCCTTTTAGATCAACCGGGATGGGCCCTGGTAGAACGAACTGCATCCTGTTTACCGATGACGGTCAATAAACCTGATGTTCTTTTCTATCACTACAACCTGGGACGGTTCATCGGCCTCTGGGTGGCGGATCAGAACCCATCGATGACAGATTCAATTAGCCGCCAACTTACCGAATGGCGCCTTCACCGAGAATCGGATCCGATGAACTATCCTCTTGGACTACTTGTGAACTCGAAAAATGCGGTCAAACTTATTCTTGATGTAGCGACACCGCCCCTATCCAACCCAGAGCGTAACCAACTCCCTACCCAGTTGTAA
- a CDS encoding transposase translates to MLSSTRFVMKPLVCWKRKVRPVLLTSFTAMSPASAKKAMCPMVGNLKTSRYILRPQKGQRLNCFGLISRQNQLHYATSSGPIPSAFVVNQLEELSWRLAKPTVIVLDNARIHTDDKVRQRLKDWRQRGLSLFNLPPYSPQLNLAERLWKELKARWLRPEDYQTSNTLFYAVWLALAAVGQELFIRFSEFK, encoded by the coding sequence ATGCTGAGCTCTACAAGGTTCGTTATGAAGCCCTTAGTTTGTTGGAAGCGCAAAGTCAGGCCGGTGTTATTGACCTCTTTTACGGCGATGAGTCCAGCGTCAGCGAAGAAGGCTATGTGCCCTATGGTTGGCAATTTAAAGACGAGTCGGTACATATTGAGGCCGCAAAAGGGCCAGCGGCTGAATTGCTTTGGGCTGATTTCGCGCCAGAATCAGTTGCACTACGCGACCAGCAGTGGCCCTATTCCGTCAGCTTTTGTGGTCAACCAGTTGGAAGAACTGTCTTGGCGGCTAGCCAAACCAACGGTCATCGTACTCGATAACGCCCGGATTCATACGGATGACAAGGTTCGCCAACGGCTTAAAGACTGGCGCCAACGGGGCTTGTCCCTCTTCAATCTGCCGCCCTACAGCCCCCAGTTGAACTTGGCTGAACGCCTTTGGAAAGAACTGAAAGCTCGTTGGTTACGGCCTGAAGATTACCAGACAAGTAACACGTTGTTTTATGCTGTCTGGTTGGCATTAGCTGCCGTGGGTCAAGAATTGTTCATCCGATTCAGTGAGTTTAAGTGA
- a CDS encoding helix-turn-helix domain-containing protein produces MGKLRIIELQPAQRQTLQQAFRTDPSHAFRQRCQIVLFKSEGRTSKEVAQLVKQHYVSVNAWLDRYQQEGLNGLRTKPGRGRKALLTKETDATLVRQVVQNDPFATQAG; encoded by the coding sequence TTGGGAAAACTACGCATAATCGAACTCCAACCAGCCCAACGACAAACCCTTCAACAAGCGTTTCGTACCGACCCCTCCCATGCCTTTCGGCAACGTTGCCAGATCGTCTTGTTCAAAAGTGAGGGGCGCACCTCAAAAGAAGTCGCCCAACTGGTTAAACAACACTACGTCTCGGTCAATGCTTGGTTGGACCGGTATCAACAAGAGGGACTCAACGGCCTGCGAACCAAACCCGGACGAGGGCGTAAAGCGCTGCTTACTAAAGAAACCGATGCCACTTTAGTACGACAAGTGGTTCAGAACGACCCGTTTGCGACTCAAGCAGGCTAA